CGTTCTTGCCATTTTATCTTGGTTTACATGTAGGGTTCCTAACTTCGACCCAAACATATCCAGCCCGCACACGGTGTGTGAATCGCTTTGCTTTGTTTATATCCAGCATGGGTTTGGAAGGCTTGATATTAAGTTTAGGTTTGAAACAGGTTTTTGTGCATGTTCTCAGGATTCAGCAGATGGCATTAGGGACGGAGGAACAGGGtcgaattaaacatttttgtatccTTGAGCAAACCTATCATGAGTCATAGATGATGACCACAAGGAGCAGTACTGGTAGGAACCATACCTACTCCATGCATCGTTTTATTCCTGGCAGCTGTCCTAAAATATAGTTCTTACCTTGTAGTGTTTCAATTATAAATATTGCATTGGACTTTAATTAAGTTGTCTTTTATGAATAAAAGCAAATTGCCTAAAATATCGTTCAATTCATCAGCCAAACTTGCCGAACAAATAagcacatttttattcttttaccaTTCATAATGCCCATGGTATTTGATCAACCATTGCATGCCACCAAAAATCCGCTTTGTACCTAAGAACAAAGGAAACATATTACCACACAGGAGGGTGGAGAGATCTTGGCAAGGTCCCAGAATGAATAATATGTGAAATTATAGgaggaacaaaaataaatacatgcatattgttttaaatataaagcAAGCCAAGCACAAAGATTGTGTTGTGCTATTGTGAATGAGAACAGTTAAGGTACTTGTAACAGGAAAAGAAATATGATAGGTTTCGGGATAGTAAAAATGCCATGGCTCCCATCCAAACATACTGGTGGCCAGGTCACTCCTGTCTCGTACACCTATTACTTTCGGGTTAACGTGTAAGCCCTCTTTAAGCTTTACATTATGTCAGAATCAGAGTCACGGGATCAATGTGTACAGCCTCAAAAATCTGCTCAAGTGACCTGCCAAAATAGTAAGGCGTTTAACACTGTCCCTCATAGAAGCCTGATAAATGAATTTCACTGTTTGGGTCTGGTTGCTAAAATAGTGAGGTATTCTCACACCACATAAATTCATAGTTACCGATATATCTATAAACGCCAACCTTTAAGAATTAAACATCTAGTGTAAACCAATCTAAAAAGTCAAATTAGCTCTCTCAACAATGTGCTACAGAGGTTcggaaaacaaggacatgttGGTCCCTGGTGGTTCTTACTCAACTGACCTGGATGAGCATGTTTTCTGAGACACACTGTTGATAcaatgtacgggctcaaaatgcattgttttcaatgggttttggcaccgcccattgtccttaaggggttaattattcaCGTTTCCATAAAATGTGGACATCTGTTCTTACAGTTTAGCAGTGTGAAGGTATTCAAAGCTTTGTTGCTGTGTTATGTTCTTCTAATTTTGTTTATTCACTTTTAAGTTTTAATAATGAGTAGAAGTATGGATGCCTAGTGTTGCAGTAGTTCAGCAAGTCAGGCCTCATTTGggaaaactataaataaatgaatagaaggtctaaattttaaaaaagcaggaaaagagagagaaaggccTGTCTGACCCCTTATACaggtgacttttttttgtttaactagTATTGaaagaaaatcttaaaaaacCCTACTATTTGCATTTCTTGTACTCAAAATATGCTCGTAGTCGATTGTGGCCGTGGCTCACCCACAGCACATGATAAATGTGTGCTGCTCCATATTACTGAATGAAATGTCCTGCTCCatttataaaacacattagCTGTCTAAGTATGTTAAGCAACTAACCCTATTATTCTTtgctctgaaggtttaatcacaaaaaatgAACACAGAAACTTAAAAACACAGCCTGTGTTTCTGAcaagtgttcctggcaaaattATAAATAAGGCAACATtgtacatgattaaagaattatttctgggatggGTCTGGTGATTCAGCAATTATAGAATGGTGTTTtggataaaatatttgaaataaaagtgGTAATTAAGAAGAGTATGTGGATCGGCACCTTTAAGATGCCCATCCAGACACTGCATTTATTTCAAACAACTTGAACTTGCATTAACAAGTATTGTTGGGGCTTATTACTTATATAAAACTGATACCTGGGCACAGAACGTATTTTACTTTcctatttttaaccttttagtTGACATACATTTACTGTTTACTTCATGGTTTATGGTCATGGCTACACTCAGTATTTTGTACCTAATCCTTTAGGAGCTTTGACCTTTTTCAAATCATTTTTCAAAATCCAAGGGGTTTTGTAAGTATACAAAAGTATaagtaattgtattttttgcatCAGCAGACATAGCCCTTCTTTACTCTGACTTGATGATCaactatttctttatttaatagaaatatatcACCAGATATGACCAAAGGTGTCTCAATTGGGGATAATCCTGACATCTAGAGTAGAAGAACATACTATACTATGGCAACATTTGAAAAAGTGTGATGGGTTGTCAAAAAGTTAATATGTTCATGGGACTCATTTACAAAGTTAACAGGTGACAAGCATACTATGGATGTACTGAATGTAATGTGTGAATGCGTTAATGGAAAGTAAATTAGCACTTTTAGAGCACGTTAGAATTCTCTGGCTTTGACATAGAGATAAACAAAGTAACACAAGTTACACGTCCGGCCAAAAGTGCTGTCCTACAAATGGAATGTGTCATTGACTTTCATTGTCAGCTGGATCGGAATCATTGTAGCTTGTTTCTTCTAAACCAATTTAATGGAGTTTTGTACACTGCCAATGTACAAAGGCATGCAAGGTCACGGAGTGGGAGGAAAGCTGTCTTCTCTAAAATAACAAATGCTCCGCTAAAAATCAAGCCGAGAAGTAACACAATCCATGagaaacagcagcagagatGCTTCCTTCACATTGTTTTTAGGTAGTGAAGTAAGACTGAAGAAacagtagttcatttttttccacaccCCATTAAAATAGTCCAGATTATgtcaaattattaaaataaacccaTTGACATCTCTCCTATGAATAACCTGCTTATTTTATGTGTCTTCTTAACTCCCCATTGGCTACAGGTTAAAGTTTTTGGAACTTCTTCTATACACAGATCTAATGTTATATAgatttactttatatttattttccatgcgTTCTATTGTAATATGATAAACTCCTTGTGTAAAAGTGTAATCTCATCTCATATACATGTATCACTATTCTATAGAGGATCTGTATAGGATCCAGGCATAAgtagtctattcactaaagtaaaCTTCACTTCTAACCTAACCACTTGACAGCTAATTTGTAACGGGTGAAAGTAAGTTAACAAGAGTCAACTTGCCAGTTGGCACCAAAACTTGGCAGTCCTTTAAAATGTAAGTCCTTTACAACTCAGTGGCCTTAATTGACCGACAGGTTTGATGAACAGACCAGTCTGATTACAAATAGGTtgagttttaaccccttaatgacaaagcccgtacatgtacgggctcaaaatgaattgttttcaatgggtttaggaaccgcccattgtccttaaggggttaagatcagCAAATTTATAAATTTACTAGTAGTATGGGTTGTGTTTGCAAATTCATGACTTAAAACACTTATCTGCAAATAAATGTGAATACACAATTCTGAATACATTTACCAAGTAGTCAGCAATCCAGCCATATATTTAGTTCTAGCTCTGTTCTTGTGTGACTTTAGAAAAGTATAACTAGTCTCTATTTGCAGGCATGGCAGCAAACTAACTATGACCATACAATTATAAAAGTATGAGATAACAGATATGGTCCTGCATGGCCCTCTAGCTGTCTAGCCATCCAAGGGAAGAAGACATTTATGGTTGACCATAGAGCAAGGAGAAGACCTTACCCTATTTTACACCCCCCCATTAGCATTCCTTTAAGTTTTTAATGTTCGATTGTTCCGCTAAaatttgctaaataaataaataaacattacagGGTAATTTCATGGTCCAAAGATAAATGAAATAGAAATGTTTATGGACCCTAAAGACAAGGTAATCTGCAGCTGTGCTTTCTTATTTGATGTGCTCAGTGAGATGGAAAGCAAATATCCCTGAATGGTGTTTTGAAGTAACATCACAGATATAATATTACCGATTTTCTGTTGTGGAAATATTTGATGAAAGGTACATTGAATCAGCTTTATGCGAGCGCTGTGTGGAACTAAATTACCGTGTGCCACAGTAATGACTCCGTAGAAAGGATTTCTAACAGCCTTAATGGAGTGATGTCATACAACCAGGTTATATTCATTAATAAGTGTAAATGGGAAACTTAATTAAAACCACCTCTATGTTAGTTTAAGTTCATCAGGCGACTCTTTATGTAAATTATTTGGGAATTTATGAGGTTCCCGCTGCAGCGATCCTATTTTACTAATTTTATGTGTCTTTTGGGCTGATTTACTCAAATGTCATTAACTTTCAAATTCgttgtaaaaaaatatccaaaaccaAAAACGTTCTATCATGTCTTTAATGTTCAGCTTTGACAGTAGTTAGATTTATATTTCCATCACCAATGGCAAAGCTGGTTTATTCCAGATACATGTTACTTCCATTACCCATGATTCATTAGCcaagtttgtattttttaaacccaTGTAGGAACTTACAATTTCCCTTTCTTCTTTAAAGGGGGCACTCCAATGTCACAGGTAGCCCCTTGTTCaactttgtaatatatatatactgtatatcatgaGCAATGTACTCTTTGTCCATTGTTTCAGAAATGTTATTGTAAATAACTAAATTGCAGGGGATCACTGTTTTAAGTTTGTAATGCATTTAGAGCTAGAAGCTGTTAGAGATCAGGGTTCAAGTAAAACTATAcaattttggggggaaaatgcTTGCTGAACATAACTCTGCTTTCTCAACACCAGGGAAAAGTAAACAACAACATAATGAGAATGATGCATAAAATTGGCAAAATGGCGCAAAGGTTGGATAATGAGAGAATGCTTAAACCTCATTGGATCTGCTTATGCTACTCAAAATATATACacgaaaaacaaatgtaaaagcaAATGTAGTCCTACTATAAAAAACTGAAGAAGGACAAAGAGATATTGTTTGGTTgtaatcttgttaaaaaaaaacttccagtgAATAGTGAATAAACAGGTTGTAAATATGAGAATGAAACGAATCACTTACGCTGTTTCTAAACACATCAGACCAAAGACGGTGCCAGAAAACAGACAACCGCCCGGGTGAAAAAGTAGGGACACAGTGACAGTTTTTGTATGTATGAAAGCCACTGCCTGCTTGATGAGTGATAGGTTGCCCCGGAACATTTCATCTCCTATTTCTCTTGGTGGGAATTAATTTATAGctctttattgttattttttgtttcgtttATTCTCATGAACTATCCTGAATTACACCTGCCTCTGTCCCTTTTCTCATTAGTCTTCCTCATATTCCCCAGAGCAAGCACTCTGAAACCTAAATATTTGAATAAGTGTCTACAACAATTCCACAATGATCAGGCCTAGTTAATGTTAATCCATTCAGTGccagaacatttaaaatgtgcaaTGCAAGAAGAGCCATGCCTGGACAGCATGAACTGCCTGGTAACCTTTGGCTGATGGTGGGAGTGGAGGGGCAGCGAACATCCTGGGACAGAAgggttttacattttgttgcagTAGAAGTGCCCACACAGTTGATCAGTACTGATCAGATGCCCACCGTGATATTACAGCCATCTTTGGCGTAGATCAGCTACATGGGGATGAGATATGCTCATGACATTACACCTGCGCCAGCATGCACCCAGTAACCAGCATCTACATGCTGGTAAATTTATAAGGTCACAGGACACTTTAGGTGTGTCTTTTAAGGTCACAGGAGACCTCTGATTCACAGAGCGTAATTAATATATGTAGCCCTAACTCCTAAAATAATAGTTGTTATTAAAGAATACCTGAAAGTTCTAAGTATATTGCATTCATATGCCCTATTGTGACTACTGACCTAACAAAACAATGCACACAGCTTCACCTTTCAGTAACCCTGGCAGTTTGTGTGTTATACGTTAAAAAGGAACTATGCGACTACGAAAAAATAACACAGCAGCTGGCCAAACATTAGCTTCACACAATATGAAGCATACCATAGAGCAGCTTAATTGTCATGTacagcaaaaaaactaaaagaacCAAAATGATTGAACGAACTGAactaaaaatattgattttgtacACATGCGTTCTGTATGCATGAATAGTTCTTATACAAGTGTCTTTGTGATTGTGCGTTCTGTGGTACGCTGTCCTCACGCTACTGTTTAGATGGTTTTAGCCTAATTTTTAaagttataattttttatttttatttgttggcAGATCAGGGTTTATTGTGATAAGGCAGatagatagattgtaagctcattcgAGCTGGGCCCTTAAAACCTTTCCTATAAGGATTGTTATGTGACGCACTGcttgttatgtcatgtttaccCCTTGTACAGCACCACAGAATGTGATGGCGATATATCAATAAATGACTAACAGACAAAACCATGCTATTGGCGTTTTTCACTgagtaaagtgaaaaaaaagggttacagcAGCCGTAttatcagaaataaaaaataataataaaccaatCAATAAACCATAACAACCATTTTATATATGtgggtttatttaattgagcaCTAACGCTAGCGAATGAGTACAGCTTGGAGTGCGGCGGCTTCCATATAGGCCTTTGTCGTATATGGGAATAGAATTGTTGCCTTTGCTGGTGACATTAAATGATAAACAAATCTTCCCACAcaactaaaatatattctttatagcACATAGTACTTTTCAGAAACCTACCAATGGCCTTTCCAACCAAAGGAAAACAAAGAAGGGTGTGTGTAGAAACATCAATAGTCCGTGCGTCGCAGCCAACCAACATGTAAATAACTTCTAATAAAAGCTACCGTGCTTGTCATTGTTGTTTCACTGCGGACACTCCTCTCGGCGTAATGTTCAAATGGCTCTGTTTACCTTTGCGCTGTAATGTGTACTCAGGGTGGACTGTTTACCGTGTCGCTGCGGTGGAAAGGATGCTTCGTAGGCAGTGCTTTTTCCGCACATGCAGTACGTGACACGCATGCCAGTGACTGAGATACCTACACATGTCTCTAGGCGCTTGCAGAGGCTTAGATGTTCACAAAGATGGTAGATAgttggaacagccttccagcaaacATGGAAGAGGTTAATACTGTGAGAGAATTGCACGAGATAAGCCTATCCCTGaaataagacaagaccaaggaccaaacGAGGTTTAAGATTTGTACAGCAAAACATTGGGCAGCATAgatggccaaatggttcttacctgctgaCTATGTCTCTGCGTTACTAATATCACCTCTGACGTCTCTAAAGAAGTTAATGACAAGAACTGGGTAGAGTGTGGTATATTGTGTATCCACTGGAAAATTATAGCTCTGGGGCTGTGTGAGTAAAATAGACTTGTGGGAaacacctttcctagtcccatACCGGTCAACACATCACTTACGCACCATCATTTTATATACTAAATGTCCTTATTGTGGCCTTTCCAAGTATTACCCCGAAGACAGCAAGCACTGGCCACATAAGGCCTTCCCATACCAAACCTGAGCATCgtcactagattgtaagctcgcaggAGCAGGGACCTCTTCTGCTTTGTACCagttttgttattgtgtgtgacttGAAATTATCtgactgattgtaacagcgctgcggattCTGCTGGTGcgatagaaataaatgtaatgtaatcaaAATTCCATACGTTCCTCTGAGGAGGGCATGATTGCTAGAAGCCCATAAGGCTCTTATAGATATGGTCTTTCGTTAAGCTAATAATCATCATTTGCCAAAAGACTTAACTCACACATTGAGGTGACTTAGTAGGCTTGGTGCCCGATGCCCAGAGTGTGACAGCGTAGAGGGAAAAGAGTTTTTGTTCTTTGAGTTTTATGGAGTAATATGGAATGGTTAAGTCTGTTTGTTACTCTGCTGTAATACTCGAGTTGCCTTACTGTGCTAATTTTGCTATGGATTATTAGCagtgatttctttaaaaaaattctcaagTGCATTTGGATCGGATACAAAGTGTTTGGTTGTTTAGTAAAATGCTGAAACATGCtcaaactatataaaataattgtgtgCATAAGTGGTTTGCAGCTATGATTCATTTTAAGTGACCTTGTTTAGAAGGTAACAACAATACATCATTCCAGTTTGAATTAACTACCCcagtaaaggtgcagttccacctactctgcttaATTTACCACTTTTATTAACTAAAATGCAGCATTAGTACAGAAACTTATAGGTTGCTGCCAAATAAACTGAACTTCATAAGCATGTCTGTACTTCTTTACGATTAAAATGTCAGAGGAAAGAATCAACTGATTTTCAACCtcttctgttattttttattttttaggggcAGTGCTGTACGATGTCCATCTCCTTCTCCTGTCGTCTAATGGAATACCTTTACGGTATAgtgcattttcttttgttatggTATTGTGTAACCTTATCAcaagttttttaataaaagagcaTTTTCTTGAAAAAGTATCTTTTTCAAGATTTAAtaggtgtttttattttgatgagAAGCAAGCAGAAATTAGATGAAATTGGATGGTTTGTGTCAAAGAAAATCACTTTTGTTTGAAATGGTTTTATTACTCGTATCAATCAACAATTCTGTGTTTTGCATAACATAATGtattcagacagctgcatattagtcatttgCATATGTTCTAGTTGCATTATTTTAGCCCAGCCATATCATATCGCCTTATGgtaacaatagaatggctcagtatCAGTCACCCAGGTTGACGatctgactaatggaagtctgGGAAGGAAGGGATTTCTTTGGAGAATGGAAGCCTTCAGGTCAGCAGATGTCTGATACATAGGTTCAGAACTTCTCATTCTGTACACCACTCACCCACTCAGTTCTTAAAACTGAGTACTAGTGTATAAGGAAATTGCCTAATTTTGTATCATATCATAGAGCCTTTgaaatgatttaaatacataactgTTTTTCaatgacacacaaaaaaaaaattcctttttttcgGTTTAGGTATTAAATGACAAAATCCAGATGGGGTGCACGTGCTGCAAAATGCTGGAGAGGTATGACTAGAGTAATATTTTCTATGTATATGTGAACCGTTAGCATGTGAGTGTAACAAATTATAGATAGATCATTTGCTTTGGCTAATGCTACTTACCCTTACCAACCAAGTTTAAGCCTCAGAGAAAGATATGTTGTAGGCAAGTTAAATCAAACATTCATTGTGACTTGTAACTTTTGACAGCTCTTCAACTTGAGCTGTGCCTGCGACATTTTGTGTacattagacttgtgtattaggattcatataaatttaaattttaactaAATTTGCCAATTCCGTTAATTGATAGAAATGTCTGAAAAAGGAGGGACCccaatgaaataaacaaaaacaaagcagagagctcaGAAGCTTCATTGCTTTTTCCACCCTCACTCACTcagagagtggcatatagggaggtatagggcatttcaggaggcagagtggcgtatagagggttaaaaggcatttctgggggcagagtggcattaagggggttaaaaggcatttcatagagcactctgcctacagaaatgccttatgccccccatttaacactcccccccccaaacttaccggtgcttctgagtccccggtgtgtagccgagGCAGCGTGTAGGCGTCTACACGATTCGTCTACCTGTGATatgccggtgcggggaactctgatctctgacagccggggaaggtctgcacgatggacgcagacagcCCCCGCacctaaccgcacctccttccggctgcagcagaagttgcccACGCGAATcccgtagacgtctacacgctgccccggctacacaccggggactcagaagcaccggtaagttgggggggcattagacaggaggatccaggtcccctgcagcgctacgggggatctggatcttagtctcatattcagacctatttgaggtctgattataagacaacactgattataagacgaggggtatttaaaaaaccttgtcttataatcgagcaaatacggtatatatatatatatatatatatacctaagtGCCatatttagcattattattatttattatgtgccATGTTAGTTTCCTGGTGCTGAGATGTAACTATTTTAGGCAACTACTGCTAAACTGAGACATAATGAGTGTTTTCATtcacaattttaatatttttttattttttacccagACCCGAACCAGGCGAACGACAGCTAAAAGGATATGTCAATGAAGCACACAGTTTCAATGAGTACGACCGCTCAAAGCTACCAACAGTGAAGATTAGTGATCTTGTGCATGAAGAGCCCAACAGATTCATTGATTCACATGATCTCTTCAACGGAACTGAAAAGACTAATCATAAACACGATACGCCTGTTACAAATGGACCGTCAACGATAGCTTCTCAATGCCCTATTTTAAATAACAACACAATAGGAGAAACCAAAGAATATGAAAATTACTCCACAGAGACTGATTCCTCAAAAGGAAACTCCGAAGGGCGAGAATCCATTGAACATGCATCTCCATGTGAAAATAATTCCTTTTGTGAAAACGTCATAAGCATTGTAAATTCTGACTTACTGCTAAACCCCTATGATGTCACTGCTGATTCTGACACTCCGAATGCACACGCTGATGATGATAAAGACCACATCCTGGAAACACCAAACGAGCCTTCTTTAGTAGCTCACCTAATCCAGAGAATTTCATCGAGGGTTTCAAAAATAGGCTtagaaaatgagaaacaaaaTGAGGAGACATCCCAATACGAGGAGCTCCATCCAGATGTGGCCGA
The DNA window shown above is from Spea bombifrons isolate aSpeBom1 chromosome 1, aSpeBom1.2.pri, whole genome shotgun sequence and carries:
- the LOC128472977 gene encoding uncharacterized protein LOC128472977 — translated: MGCTCCKMLERPEPGERQLKGYVNEAHSFNEYDRSKLPTVKISDLVHEEPNRFIDSHDLFNGTEKTNHKHDTPVTNGPSTIASQCPILNNNTIGETKEYENYSTETDSSKGNSEGRESIEHASPCENNSFCENVISIVNSDLLLNPYDVTADSDTPNAHADDDKDHILETPNEPSLVAHLIQRISSRVSKIGLENEKQNEETSQYEELHPDVAEALAVLDSVIEQFENEKLEI